TTGGCGATGACGACACCCTCGAACGCCTGTACGCGCTCGCGGTTACCTTCCTTCACCTTCACGTTGACCACCACGGTGTCACCAGGGCCGAACTCCGGCAGCTGGCGGGTGATCTGCTCGGCTTCGAACTGTTCGATGATCTTGTTCATGGCAACACCTGTCTGTTTACTGCGCCCTTAATGGGCCGTATCGTCGTGCCGCGTCTGCTGAGCATGCTCGCGGCGGAATTCATCCAACAGCGCTCGGGATTCTGCATCCAACGCGCGCTGCGCCAAAAGGTCGGGACGTCGCAACCAGGTCCGTCCCAGCGATTGCTTAAGGCGCCAGCGGCGGATAGCCGCGTGGTCACCGGAAAGCAGTACATCCGGTACGTCGCCGAGTGCGTCATGCACCGGTTTTGCATAGTGCGGACAATCCAGCAGTCCGTCCGAAAACGAATCCTGCTGCGCCGACTGCGCGTCATTCAACGCACCGTCCTGCAAGCGGCCCACGGCATCGATGATCACTGCCGCGCCCAACTCACCACCGGACAACACATAATCGCCGATGGAAAGCTCCTCGTCGACCTCGTGCGCCAGCAAACGCTCGTCCACACCTTCGTAACGCCCACAAAGCAAAGCGATGCGCGGCAGTTTCGCCAGCGCCTCCACCCTACCCTGCGTCAACCTCGCACCTTGTGGGCTGAGGTAAACCACATGCACCGGTTCCGGTGCCGCCTCACGCACTGCCTTGAGGGCACCACGTAAAGGCTGAATCAGCATCACCATCCCAGGCCCGCCGCCGCAAGTGCGGCCGTCCACAGTACGGTAATTGTCGGTGGCGAAATCACGGGGATTCCAGGTTTCCACCTGAAGGAGTTCCCGCTGCTGCGCCCGACCGACTACGCCAACCGAAGCACACTGACGCATGAAGTCGGGAAACAGCGTGACGACATCAATGCGCATAGATCCTCAAACCTGTTTGGTAGCGCTTGGCGCGCTCAGAATTCAGGATCCCAGTCCACCACCATGCACCCGCCGGACAAGTCCACCGAACGCACGAAAGATCCCTGGATGAAAGGAACTAGCCGCTCGCGCGTGCCGTCCTTCACTACCACGACGTCGTTGGCGCCGGTCGCGAACAGATGACTGACTCGACCCAATGCCACGCCTTCCGTGGTGACGACCTCAAGACCCTCGAGATCGACCCAGTAATACTCATCCTTGCCGGGAGGTGGCAGCAGCTCACGAGCGACGTAGATGTCTTGCCCGATCAGTGCTGCTGCGGTGTCGCGGTCGTTTACATCAGGGAATTGAGCGACAAGCCCTTTGCCCTGCGGACGACCCTTCACTCCCGTGATCTCCGTCTCCACACCCGGCGCCGACGTGAGCAGCCAGGGTTGGTAGGTGAAGATCTTCGTGCGGGGCTCGGTCCAAGATTCGATCTTGAGCCAGCCCTGCACGCCGTACAGCCCGACGATGCGTCCGACGAGGACGCGCCGGCCGGCTGCCGTCATACTCAGGCAGCCTGCTGCTTGCCGGCTTCCTTG
This genomic window from Dyella terrae contains:
- the rimM gene encoding ribosome maturation factor RimM (Essential for efficient processing of 16S rRNA), translating into MTAAGRRVLVGRIVGLYGVQGWLKIESWTEPRTKIFTYQPWLLTSAPGVETEITGVKGRPQGKGLVAQFPDVNDRDTAAALIGQDIYVARELLPPPGKDEYYWVDLEGLEVVTTEGVALGRVSHLFATGANDVVVVKDGTRERLVPFIQGSFVRSVDLSGGCMVVDWDPEF
- the trmD gene encoding tRNA (guanosine(37)-N1)-methyltransferase TrmD; this translates as MRIDVVTLFPDFMRQCASVGVVGRAQQRELLQVETWNPRDFATDNYRTVDGRTCGGGPGMVMLIQPLRGALKAVREAAPEPVHVVYLSPQGARLTQGRVEALAKLPRIALLCGRYEGVDERLLAHEVDEELSIGDYVLSGGELGAAVIIDAVGRLQDGALNDAQSAQQDSFSDGLLDCPHYAKPVHDALGDVPDVLLSGDHAAIRRWRLKQSLGRTWLRRPDLLAQRALDAESRALLDEFRREHAQQTRHDDTAH